The nucleotide sequence TAGGATCAAACATCAGTCCCATTGCTACCGTACCAAGCATTGCACATATAAGAACCATCACAGTCATGACAATGATTCCCTTAGGGAAGCCCTTGCTAGGATCCTTAACCTTATTAACATAAGGTGAGATCTTCTCACAGCCACCTACTGCAAATACAAGTATAGAAAGAGATGTAAAGTAGCCAACATTAAAATTAGGTATAAGGTTCTCAAGGCTGAAGTCCATATGTACGAATCCTGCGCCCGGATTGATCTTCGGTGCTGCAAACATCATGACAATGTAGAGGATCGACATTATAAAGGTACTTGTACCTGCAATAGACAAAAGCTTTTTAAGCGGGTTAAGTCCGCGGCTTGCCGTAAAGCATCCGATAAGGAATACAGCAAGTGTTGCAAGCTGTACAGCAAGTGTCGGGAATGTATCATAAGTCTCTGCATTTCTGAAGATTGCCCAGCTCAAAGCCTTTAAGCTTCCGCTTCCCTTACTTGCGATATATGGAATATGTACTGCCCAGTAAGTCCATCCTGCATAATAAGCAAGCTTTTTATTTGTAGTGGACTGAATCCATGAGCTTACTCCGCCGCCGCTGGTCTTAAATGCAGAACCAAGTTCTCCGACCATGAGGGCATAAGGAATAAAATAAAGCGCAAACATCAGGATCCAGCTGAATATTACCTGGATACCGTTGAAGTAGATAAAGCCATTCAGGATGTTTCCAAAACCCCATACGGTTGAAAACGCCATAAATGCTAGTGTGAGATAGGTCATCTTTTTCTTCTCATCCATTTGTAAGTTCCTCCAAATTAACAATATGGAAATCAGTGATGTCCGACAATAGCTCCGACTTTCAATAAATTTCCTTTTCCGAAGCTAAAGTAATTTTATCTCTTTGGCAAAATCTACTCCCCCGAATAAAATTCATCAAGAAGAAGCTTGATATATTTTATCCTTTCTTCGGCTTGATAATAATAT is from Lachnospiraceae bacterium C1.1 and encodes:
- a CDS encoding amino acid permease, with protein sequence MDEKKKMTYLTLAFMAFSTVWGFGNILNGFIYFNGIQVIFSWILMFALYFIPYALMVGELGSAFKTSGGGVSSWIQSTTNKKLAYYAGWTYWAVHIPYIASKGSGSLKALSWAIFRNAETYDTFPTLAVQLATLAVFLIGCFTASRGLNPLKKLLSIAGTSTFIMSILYIVMMFAAPKINPGAGFVHMDFSLENLIPNFNVGYFTSLSILVFAVGGCEKISPYVNKVKDPSKGFPKGIIVMTVMVLICAMLGTVAMGLMFDPTLINESTESFNSYAANGSYWAFQKLGQYYHVGDFFLIVYALCNVVSQLAVLILSIDAPLRILLDNDDIKEFIPSALRKKNKHGVYINGIYMVGVLSGIIILMQTFVPGAAAVLQQLTRLNSVCMPLRYLWVFAAYIALRNHFDTIDADYRFVKNQVIAKFFGAWCFLVTAASCILGMYNEDKFTMIMNICTPVVLTALGLILPEIAKKERKGEEGIAQKA